In Erigeron canadensis isolate Cc75 chromosome 6, C_canadensis_v1, whole genome shotgun sequence, the following are encoded in one genomic region:
- the LOC122605923 gene encoding transmembrane protein 234 homolog translates to MVIGDVEKMVAVGLIWGATNALMRQGALISDQKSSPLKTHKNPILKTLIEWFNLILVWQYSVPFIINLSASATFFAILNDTPISLAVPVTNATTFAATAVFGMFLGEETHVGFTLFGTLLIVVGVYVCVV, encoded by the coding sequence ATGGTGATCGGAGACGTCGAAAAGATGGTGGCAGTGGGCCTAATTTGGGGCGCCACAAACGCCCTAATGCGTCAAGGCGCCCTTATCTCTGACCAAAAATCATCCCCATTAAAAACCCACAAAAACCCAATTCTTAAAACCCTAATTGAATGGTTCAATCTTATATTAGTATGGCAATACTCTGTTCCTTTTATTATTAACTTATCAGCTTCTGCTACTTTTTTCGCCATTTTGAACGACACCCCGATATCTCTTGCTGTTCCGGTTACAAATGCGACAACCTTTGCTGCCACTGCTGTCTTTGGGATGTTTCTTGGTGAAGAAACACATGTTGGGTTTACTTTGTTTGGTACTTTACTTATTGTTGTTGGTGTTTATGTTTGTGTTGTTTGA